From Actinopolyspora lacussalsi, a single genomic window includes:
- a CDS encoding hypothetical protein (product_source=Hypo-rule applied; pfam=PF01861; superfamily=53335) has translation MSTQVEVATDSTGVEAVRERLHHEGVLARPLRHVFALLTRRAHTLPELVRLCRTPRRTVEELIRLAGEDVERGPDGYRLRDSAHELYRERILFDEHEAPREDEEVERLLREFIATGPAPCAALDHVTATAGTAVRRAAWLRDNYDLHRAHLLLLGDHDLTSLASCLLIPELRVTVVDLDERILAHIDGIAAEHQLSVHTVHADLRFGLPTALVDGFELVFSDPPYTPEGMGLFTARAAEAMADGNSRLLLAYGFSPRTPALGHKVQQELLRLGMVFENIVADFNEYHGAEAIGSTSALYVCLPTAKAHRSTGERHAIYTHGPQSLESGEEAPGTDFLRALGGAVGSEVRELRSPGWQRPLRTGGAVPVFDLRADPGPWLLRMLLACNAERAGFLVPNRHPDITSEHAQSSLSHVVGAKYSLRFQRGKPDANHAVVVAERRKQGGGIAGYLSHRAHGKIGNVWREALIANSETPLTKRAAKAHVEALVADSADLGLRLIDLPRHRLSTLLHTEADS, from the coding sequence ATGAGCACCCAGGTTGAAGTCGCCACCGACTCCACGGGAGTCGAGGCGGTTCGCGAGCGACTCCACCACGAAGGCGTGCTCGCACGTCCGCTGCGGCACGTTTTCGCACTGCTGACACGCCGGGCGCACACCCTGCCGGAGCTGGTGCGGCTCTGCCGCACACCGCGCAGAACGGTGGAGGAACTGATTCGGCTGGCGGGCGAGGACGTCGAGCGAGGCCCGGACGGCTACCGACTGCGGGACTCCGCTCACGAGCTCTATCGGGAACGGATCCTGTTCGACGAGCACGAGGCCCCACGGGAGGACGAGGAGGTCGAGCGGCTCCTCCGCGAGTTCATCGCCACCGGCCCGGCGCCCTGCGCCGCGCTGGACCACGTGACGGCCACCGCCGGGACCGCGGTGCGCCGCGCCGCGTGGCTGCGCGACAACTACGACCTGCACCGGGCTCACCTGCTGCTGCTCGGTGATCACGACCTGACCTCGCTGGCGAGCTGCCTGCTGATTCCGGAGCTGCGGGTCACCGTGGTCGACCTCGACGAGCGGATCCTCGCCCACATCGACGGAATCGCGGCCGAGCACCAGCTGTCGGTGCACACCGTGCACGCGGACCTGCGGTTCGGACTGCCGACGGCGTTGGTGGACGGTTTCGAGCTGGTCTTCAGCGACCCGCCCTACACCCCCGAGGGGATGGGGCTGTTCACCGCACGGGCCGCGGAGGCCATGGCCGACGGCAACAGCAGACTGCTGCTGGCCTACGGCTTCAGCCCGCGCACACCGGCACTGGGGCACAAGGTGCAGCAGGAACTGCTGCGGCTGGGCATGGTGTTCGAGAACATCGTCGCCGATTTCAACGAGTACCACGGGGCCGAGGCCATCGGGAGCACGAGCGCGCTGTACGTGTGCCTGCCCACCGCGAAGGCCCACAGGTCGACGGGTGAGCGGCACGCGATCTACACCCACGGCCCGCAGTCGCTGGAAAGCGGCGAGGAAGCTCCCGGCACCGATTTCCTGCGGGCGCTCGGTGGGGCCGTCGGCAGCGAGGTAAGGGAACTGCGTTCGCCCGGCTGGCAACGTCCGCTGCGGACCGGTGGAGCGGTCCCGGTCTTCGACCTCCGCGCCGATCCCGGACCGTGGTTGCTGCGGATGCTGCTCGCCTGCAACGCCGAGCGGGCGGGTTTCCTCGTGCCGAACCGGCATCCCGACATCACCAGCGAGCACGCGCAGAGCTCGCTGTCGCACGTGGTGGGAGCCAAGTACTCGCTGCGCTTCCAACGCGGCAAACCGGACGCCAACCACGCGGTCGTGGTCGCGGAACGCCGGAAACAGGGCGGCGGGATCGCCGGGTACCTCTCGCACCGGGCGCACGGCAAGATCGGCAACGTCTGGCGCGAGGCTCTGATCGCGAACTCCGAAACCCCGTTGACCAAGCGTGCGGCGAAGGCGCACGTCGAAGCGCTCGTGGCCGACAGCGCCGATCTGGGGCTGCGGCTGATCGACCTCCCCCGCCACCGACTGAGCACGTTGCTGCACACCGAAGCCGACTCGTGA
- a CDS encoding thiol-disulfide isomerase/thioredoxin (product_source=COG0526; cath_funfam=3.40.30.10; cog=COG0526; pfam=PF00578; superfamily=52833): MSGSSVMKPGKTIALSDYEGKAVLLNLWGSWCAPCRGEADELERLNRRTEDANIRFLGVNVRENRRSAQDFMHNLDVTYPSVYDPDGKVALALDGLPLSTVPITLVLDDEHGVAAIFLGSVTAEKVMPEIRKVV, translated from the coding sequence TTGTCCGGGTCCTCCGTCATGAAACCGGGGAAGACCATAGCTCTGTCGGACTACGAGGGCAAAGCGGTCCTGCTCAATCTGTGGGGATCGTGGTGTGCTCCCTGCCGGGGTGAGGCGGACGAACTCGAACGGTTGAACCGGCGGACCGAGGACGCGAACATCCGATTCCTCGGTGTGAATGTTCGCGAGAACCGGAGGTCCGCTCAGGACTTCATGCACAATCTGGACGTGACCTACCCTTCCGTGTACGACCCGGACGGTAAAGTGGCACTGGCTCTGGACGGACTTCCGCTTTCCACCGTGCCGATAACGCTCGTGCTGGACGACGAGCACGGAGTGGCCGCGATTTTCCTGGGTTCCGTGACCGCGGAAAAAGTGATGCCGGAGATAAGGAAAGTGGTGTGA
- a CDS encoding dTDP-4-dehydrorhamnose 3,5-epimerase (product_source=KO:K01790; cath_funfam=2.60.120.10; cog=COG1898; ko=KO:K01790; pfam=PF00908; superfamily=51182; tigrfam=TIGR01221), producing MDMRRLGISGAVEFTPPVFPDHRGLFVAPFQQETFAEAIGHRLPLAQLNNSVSHRNVVRGVHFADVPPGQAKYVYCPRGSLLDVVVDVRIGSPTFGRWEAVRLDSRSYNGLYLAEGLGHAFAALADDTVMIYLCSTPYNPPAEHAVNPLDPELGLPWNELDAEPVLSEKDRSAPSLAEASEAGILPRYEDCLEHYERLRSAE from the coding sequence GTGGACATGCGTCGACTGGGCATCAGCGGTGCCGTGGAATTCACCCCTCCGGTCTTTCCCGATCACCGGGGGCTGTTCGTTGCCCCCTTCCAGCAGGAGACGTTCGCCGAAGCGATCGGACACCGACTGCCCCTGGCGCAGCTCAACAACAGCGTGTCCCACCGCAACGTGGTGCGCGGTGTGCACTTCGCGGACGTTCCGCCGGGCCAGGCCAAGTACGTCTACTGCCCACGGGGGAGCCTGCTCGACGTGGTGGTCGACGTGCGGATCGGCTCACCCACCTTCGGGCGGTGGGAAGCTGTCCGGCTGGACTCGCGGAGCTACAACGGGCTGTACCTGGCCGAAGGTCTCGGGCACGCCTTCGCGGCGTTGGCCGATGACACGGTGATGATCTACCTCTGCTCGACGCCGTACAACCCTCCTGCCGAGCACGCGGTCAACCCACTGGACCCGGAGCTCGGACTGCCGTGGAACGAGCTCGACGCGGAACCGGTGTTGTCCGAAAAGGATCGTTCCGCTCCCTCGCTGGCCGAGGCGAGCGAGGCAGGCATCCTGCCGCGCTACGAGGACTGCCTGGAGCACTACGAGCGACTGCGCTCCGCCGAGTGA
- a CDS encoding nickel superoxide dismutase (product_source=KO:K00518; cath_funfam=1.20.120.400; ko=KO:K00518; pfam=PF09055; superfamily=109770; tigrfam=TIGR02753): protein MRLLSRLLGPRLEATAHCDLPCGVYDPAQARIEAESVKAIQEKYQNNEDPEFRTRAINIAEQRSELVKHHLWVLWTDYFKPPHFEKYPQLHELVNKATKAAGAAGTKGSMDPATGQELLDYIAEIDKIFWETKKG from the coding sequence ATGCGACTCCTGTCGCGGCTTCTCGGCCCGCGTCTGGAAGCAACCGCCCACTGCGACCTGCCGTGCGGCGTTTACGACCCGGCCCAGGCACGGATCGAGGCCGAGTCCGTCAAGGCCATCCAGGAGAAGTACCAGAACAACGAGGACCCCGAGTTCCGCACTCGCGCGATCAACATCGCCGAGCAGCGCTCGGAACTGGTCAAGCACCACCTGTGGGTACTGTGGACCGACTACTTCAAGCCTCCGCACTTCGAGAAGTACCCGCAGCTGCACGAACTGGTGAACAAGGCCACCAAGGCCGCCGGTGCGGCTGGCACCAAGGGCTCGATGGACCCGGCCACGGGCCAGGAGCTGCTGGACTACATCGCCGAGATCGACAAGATCTTCTGGGAGACCAAGAAGGGCTGA
- a CDS encoding osmoprotectant transport system permease protein (product_source=KO:K05846; cath_funfam=1.10.3720.10; cog=COG1174; ko=KO:K05846; pfam=PF00528; superfamily=161098; transmembrane_helix_parts=Outside_1_19,TMhelix_20_42,Inside_43_54,TMhelix_55_77,Outside_78_86,TMhelix_87_106,Inside_107_151,TMhelix_152_174,Outside_175_183,TMhelix_184_206,Inside_207_222): protein MDELLRYFSSPSNREVLLEQIGQHVYLSLVPLLAGVLLALPLGRIAQRVGWSRAALLGTAGIVYTIPSLAVFVLLPSLLGTDFTSSLNVVIALTLYTTALLVRPVLDALEAVPTHVTIAATAMGYRPHRRFLTVELPLAVPALTSGVRVASVSNISLVSVGALVGTGGLGRLFMVGFERDLVQIPVGIVLTVLLALLVDLLLVLGCRLLTPWERAGRAVIAS, encoded by the coding sequence ATGGACGAACTGCTCAGGTACTTCTCCAGTCCGTCCAACCGCGAGGTGCTGCTGGAGCAGATCGGCCAACACGTCTACCTCTCGCTGGTTCCGCTGCTGGCCGGGGTGCTGCTGGCGCTGCCGCTGGGCAGGATCGCCCAACGGGTCGGCTGGTCGCGGGCGGCGCTGCTCGGCACCGCGGGCATCGTCTACACCATCCCGTCGCTCGCGGTGTTCGTGCTGTTGCCCAGCCTGCTCGGTACCGACTTCACCTCGTCGCTCAACGTCGTCATCGCGCTGACGCTCTACACCACCGCGCTGCTCGTGCGCCCGGTGCTCGACGCCCTGGAGGCGGTGCCCACCCACGTCACGATCGCTGCCACCGCGATGGGCTACCGCCCGCACCGCCGGTTCCTCACGGTGGAGCTGCCGTTGGCGGTCCCGGCGTTGACCTCGGGAGTGCGGGTGGCCTCAGTGAGCAACATCAGCTTGGTCAGCGTGGGTGCTCTGGTGGGGACCGGCGGGCTGGGGCGGTTGTTCATGGTCGGTTTCGAGCGGGACCTGGTGCAGATACCGGTCGGAATCGTGCTCACCGTGCTGCTGGCGCTGCTGGTCGATCTGCTGCTGGTGCTCGGCTGCCGCCTGCTGACCCCGTGGGAACGCGCCGGGCGGGCGGTGATCGCTTCTTGA
- a CDS encoding diguanylate cyclase (GGDEF)-like protein/PAS domain S-box-containing protein (product_source=TIGR00254/TIGR00229; cath_funfam=3.20.20.450,3.30.450.20,3.30.70.270; cog=COG2202,COG5001; pfam=PF00563,PF00990,PF08447,PF08448,PF13426; smart=SM00052,SM00086,SM00091,SM00267; superfamily=141868,55073,55785; tigrfam=TIGR00229,TIGR00254), whose amino-acid sequence MTERSRQDRRTGRGKPHPPETYQPVGPGVTADLDAAVEPLPDAPALLSSPSGTIIRATDQAAALLGANSGGALPGRSLNELLTVEGEFAKPSDRAQDIWFRVLSWPNRGNPKLTVTLLVDVSDLMTPTARTLANERRKLQNAQRVAGLGTWEGNPHTNTLRLSETLLEITGTPPGTETTYEYYLDHIHPEDSPRVDRCWQELIENHIPLEIEYRYIRPDGEMRILLCHGAVITDVADRPLLVGTAQDVTEQRTAVTRMERSSQRFTDLVSVVPVGIGLFDETERLIDANDAMCDLLGYRLQELRGNTVSGITHPDDPGGGLGGTELRDASNGRRDEPLQRMLARSDGRPVYCELHSSLSVRDDGTKSWLVVFQDVTERRRNAEALRFQATHDELTGLPNRAAVKEMLGNMLAEGDPDRIAVLFCDIDNFKRINDSLGHDAGDDLLVALARRLEGGLPDGCVAARISGDEFVVICSDVHEVGGTDSLATRVSGLLRTAVPVRGQLVRVSASIGASVPDGTDDGADLLRFADAAMFEAKRGGPGRVSLAGPSLMASADSQLHLEGQLREALHHDQLTLYYQPVVDRRGIIVSAEALLRWPHQERGLLSPGTFLPVADQGGLMRDIDRWVLRTSLREAAEWPGSGATAVSVAVNLAGMVPGDHDFVDYVTDCVNQAGISWDRVVLELVESSLVDLPSRARAAMTELVDRGARFAVDDFGTGFSSLARLKELPAQIIKVDRRFVADIHSDNSDFAVAKAVVDMANAMGRSCIAEGVENAQQFDTLLGAGVFEHQGWFFSPPVPAAEFHAMLAGGSLIAARGPN is encoded by the coding sequence GTGACCGAACGCAGCAGACAGGACCGGCGAACGGGACGGGGGAAACCACATCCCCCGGAGACGTACCAGCCGGTCGGTCCCGGTGTGACCGCCGATCTCGACGCGGCGGTGGAACCGTTGCCCGATGCACCCGCGCTGTTGAGCAGTCCGTCCGGGACGATCATCCGCGCCACCGATCAGGCCGCCGCGCTGCTGGGAGCGAACTCCGGTGGTGCTCTGCCGGGGCGCTCCCTGAACGAGTTACTGACCGTCGAGGGGGAGTTCGCCAAGCCGAGTGATCGTGCCCAGGACATCTGGTTCCGTGTCCTGAGCTGGCCGAACCGCGGAAACCCGAAGTTGACGGTCACGCTGCTCGTCGACGTCTCCGACCTGATGACCCCCACCGCGCGGACGCTGGCCAACGAACGCCGCAAGTTGCAGAACGCGCAGCGCGTGGCCGGATTGGGTACCTGGGAGGGGAACCCGCACACCAACACGCTCCGGTTGTCCGAAACACTGCTGGAGATCACCGGTACACCTCCCGGTACCGAGACCACGTACGAGTACTACCTCGATCACATTCATCCGGAGGACAGCCCGCGGGTCGACCGCTGTTGGCAGGAGTTGATCGAGAACCACATTCCCCTCGAGATCGAGTACCGCTATATCCGTCCGGACGGGGAGATGCGGATTCTGCTCTGTCACGGAGCGGTGATAACCGACGTCGCCGACCGCCCACTGCTGGTCGGGACCGCCCAGGACGTGACCGAGCAGCGCACCGCCGTCACCCGCATGGAACGCTCCAGCCAGCGATTCACCGACCTGGTGAGCGTCGTTCCGGTCGGCATCGGGCTGTTCGACGAGACCGAGCGGTTGATCGACGCCAACGACGCGATGTGCGACCTGCTCGGCTACCGGCTGCAGGAGCTGCGGGGCAATACGGTCAGCGGGATAACGCATCCCGACGACCCAGGGGGCGGCCTCGGCGGAACCGAGCTGCGGGACGCCTCGAACGGTCGACGCGACGAACCGCTGCAGCGGATGCTGGCCCGCTCCGACGGTCGACCGGTCTACTGCGAGCTGCACAGTTCGTTGTCGGTGCGCGACGACGGAACGAAGTCCTGGTTGGTGGTCTTCCAGGACGTCACCGAACGTCGCCGCAACGCGGAGGCACTGCGGTTCCAGGCCACCCACGACGAGCTGACCGGACTGCCCAACCGGGCCGCGGTCAAGGAAATGCTGGGCAACATGCTCGCGGAGGGCGATCCCGATCGCATCGCGGTGTTGTTCTGCGACATCGACAACTTCAAGCGGATCAACGACTCGCTCGGCCACGACGCGGGGGACGACCTGCTCGTGGCACTGGCCCGGCGGTTGGAGGGCGGGCTGCCCGACGGCTGTGTCGCCGCTCGTATCTCCGGGGACGAGTTCGTGGTCATCTGTTCCGACGTCCACGAGGTCGGGGGTACCGACTCGCTGGCCACCAGGGTCTCCGGTCTGTTACGAACCGCCGTTCCGGTACGTGGCCAGTTGGTTCGGGTGTCGGCCTCCATCGGTGCCTCCGTGCCGGACGGGACCGACGACGGTGCCGATCTGCTCCGCTTCGCCGACGCCGCCATGTTCGAGGCCAAGCGGGGTGGCCCCGGCAGGGTGTCGTTGGCCGGGCCGTCGCTGATGGCTTCGGCGGACAGCCAGCTCCACCTGGAGGGCCAGCTGCGGGAGGCGCTGCACCACGACCAGCTGACGCTGTACTACCAGCCGGTGGTGGATCGGCGCGGAATCATCGTCAGCGCCGAGGCACTGCTGCGGTGGCCGCACCAGGAACGTGGCCTGCTTTCCCCCGGGACCTTCCTCCCGGTCGCCGACCAGGGCGGGCTGATGCGTGACATAGACCGCTGGGTGCTGCGCACCTCGCTGCGCGAGGCGGCGGAGTGGCCCGGATCCGGCGCGACGGCGGTGTCGGTGGCGGTGAACCTGGCCGGGATGGTTCCCGGTGATCACGATTTCGTCGACTACGTCACCGACTGCGTGAACCAGGCGGGTATCTCCTGGGACAGAGTGGTGCTGGAACTGGTGGAGAGTTCCCTGGTCGATCTGCCCTCGCGTGCTCGGGCGGCCATGACGGAACTGGTCGATCGGGGTGCGAGGTTCGCCGTGGACGACTTCGGCACCGGTTTCTCGTCGTTGGCGCGGCTCAAGGAACTACCCGCGCAGATCATCAAGGTCGACCGCCGGTTCGTGGCCGACATCCACTCCGACAACAGCGACTTCGCGGTGGCCAAGGCCGTCGTGGACATGGCCAACGCCATGGGGCGTTCCTGCATCGCCGAGGGGGTCGAGAACGCGCAGCAGTTCGACACCCTGCTAGGGGCGGGGGTGTTCGAGCACCAGGGCTGGTTCTTCTCACCGCCGGTTCCCGCCGCCGAGTTCCACGCCATGCTCGCCGGAGGTTCCCTCATCGCCGCACGCGGGCCGAACTAG
- a CDS encoding osmoprotectant transport system ATP-binding protein (product_source=KO:K05847; cath_funfam=3.40.50.300; cog=COG1125; ko=KO:K05847; pfam=PF00005; smart=SM00382; superfamily=52540,54631): MTVGDPGGGSVIEFRSVRKQYDDGTVAVQELSLTVPVGTITVLVGPSGCGKTTLLRMVNRMIEPSSGTVLVDGDDVRDSEPAGLRRGIGYVIQQAGLFPHRTVRDNVATVPRLFGHSRRDARRRAEGLLERVGLPAELRKRYPVQLSGGQQQRVGVARALAADPPVLLMDEPFSAVDPVVREGLQDELLRLQGELGKTVLFVTHDIDEAVKLGENVAVLRQGGYLAQYAPPEQLLAEPADDFVTSFVGRDRGYRRLSFVDSDGLVPGSVDTVRIGDTSADVPSQAEWVLVLDPHDRPRGWLPPGAPIHGQLTEDQLIAGGSLHTSGAPLRGALDAALSAPSGLGVVVDEDGVHLGVVTARQVLDILESRRHPAVAEGAVQ, translated from the coding sequence GTGACCGTCGGTGATCCGGGAGGGGGCTCGGTGATCGAGTTCCGGTCCGTGCGCAAGCAGTACGACGACGGCACGGTCGCCGTGCAGGAGTTGAGCCTGACCGTTCCCGTGGGAACGATAACCGTGCTGGTCGGCCCCTCCGGTTGTGGCAAGACCACACTGCTGCGGATGGTCAACCGGATGATCGAACCGTCCTCGGGGACAGTACTGGTCGACGGCGACGATGTTCGCGACTCCGAGCCGGCCGGGCTGCGCAGGGGTATCGGCTACGTGATCCAGCAGGCGGGACTGTTCCCGCACCGCACGGTTCGCGACAACGTCGCCACCGTGCCCCGGTTGTTCGGGCACAGCAGACGCGACGCGCGGCGTCGGGCCGAGGGTCTGCTGGAACGCGTGGGACTGCCGGCCGAGCTCCGGAAGCGCTACCCGGTGCAGCTTTCCGGTGGGCAGCAGCAGCGGGTGGGGGTCGCCCGCGCACTGGCCGCCGATCCGCCCGTGCTGCTGATGGACGAACCGTTCAGCGCCGTCGATCCCGTGGTACGGGAGGGGCTGCAGGACGAGCTGCTGCGGTTGCAGGGCGAGCTGGGCAAGACCGTCCTGTTCGTCACGCACGACATCGACGAGGCGGTCAAGCTCGGCGAGAACGTCGCGGTGCTGCGGCAGGGCGGCTACCTCGCGCAGTACGCGCCTCCCGAACAACTGCTGGCGGAACCCGCCGACGACTTCGTGACCTCGTTCGTCGGGCGGGACCGCGGCTACCGCAGACTGTCCTTCGTGGATTCGGACGGGCTCGTCCCCGGTTCCGTGGACACCGTTCGCATCGGCGACACCAGCGCCGATGTTCCCAGCCAGGCCGAGTGGGTGCTGGTGCTCGACCCGCACGACCGGCCACGCGGCTGGCTCCCGCCGGGAGCCCCCATCCACGGCCAGCTCACCGAGGACCAGCTGATCGCGGGTGGATCGCTGCACACCAGCGGTGCCCCGCTGCGCGGCGCGCTGGACGCTGCCCTGTCGGCTCCCTCCGGTCTCGGGGTCGTCGTGGACGAGGACGGTGTCCACCTCGGCGTGGTCACGGCCCGCCAGGTGCTCGACATCCTGGAATCACGGCGACATCCGGCGGTCGCCGAGGGTGCTGTCCAGTGA
- a CDS encoding hypothetical protein (product_source=Hypo-rule applied), translating to MHRGARLLGRLVPAVEAEPEPYERTGPVDDSACRRPAPSRFATTGWETRRAAGRAGGSPGTPDPCTLPVPNVTV from the coding sequence ATGCATCGCGGGGCGAGACTACTCGGCAGGTTGGTTCCCGCGGTGGAAGCCGAACCGGAACCGTACGAGAGGACGGGGCCGGTCGACGACAGCGCCTGTCGTCGACCGGCCCCGAGTCGTTTCGCCACGACCGGCTGGGAGACGCGTCGAGCGGCCGGGCGGGCCGGCGGAAGCCCGGGGACACCCGACCCGTGCACGCTCCCGGTTCCGAACGTCACTGTGTGA
- a CDS encoding nickel-type superoxide dismutase maturation protease (product_source=TIGR02754; cath_funfam=2.10.109.10; cog=COG2932; pfam=PF00717; superfamily=51306; tigrfam=TIGR02754) produces the protein MSSLGRLRWRRLRVRGPSMAPTLRDGDIVLLRLRTEPRPGDVVLVRWPSRPNQLSVKRAVCRVEGGWHVTGDHAAASTDSRRLGPAEVLGVLRWRLVPRPGRIR, from the coding sequence GTGAGTTCGCTCGGTCGGCTGCGCTGGCGCAGGCTGCGTGTGCGAGGGCCCTCGATGGCTCCCACGCTGCGGGACGGGGACATCGTGCTGCTGCGGTTGCGCACCGAGCCGAGGCCCGGTGACGTCGTGCTCGTCAGGTGGCCGTCCAGGCCGAACCAGCTCTCGGTGAAGCGGGCGGTGTGCCGTGTCGAGGGGGGTTGGCACGTCACCGGGGACCATGCCGCGGCCTCCACGGATTCCCGCCGGCTCGGCCCCGCGGAGGTGCTGGGGGTGCTCCGCTGGCGACTGGTGCCGCGCCCCGGTCGGATACGTTGA
- a CDS encoding malate dehydrogenase (oxaloacetate-decarboxylating) (product_source=KO:K00027; cath_funfam=3.40.50.10380,3.40.50.720; cog=COG0281; ko=KO:K00027; pfam=PF00390,PF03949; smart=SM00919,SM01274; superfamily=51735,53223) codes for MTTVSDHQNTSDSASAPATPNAELTHEEIFGAHEGGKLAIAPTAPLTSPRDLSIAYTPGVAKVSRAINADQTLTSRYTWTSGLVAVVSDGTAVLGLGDIGPRASLPVMEGKAALFKNFAGLDSIPLVLDTTDNDEIVETLVRLRPSFGAVNLEDVAAPRCFDLERRLVEALDCPVMHDDQHGTAVVTLAALRNACRLSGRDFGSLRVVISGAGAAGVACAEILEAAGVGEVVVADSRGVIHSGRDNLTPIKAELAERTNPRHVTGGLPEALRGADVLIGVSAGTIPEELVETMADDAVVFALSNPDPEIHPEVAARHASVVATGRSDFPNQINNVLAFPGIFKGALHAGSRMISDRMKVAAAEAIAAVASEELAADYIVPSPLDPRVAPEVADAVAEAARKDGVATA; via the coding sequence GTGACCACCGTTAGTGATCATCAGAACACGTCCGATTCCGCGTCCGCACCGGCAACGCCGAACGCGGAGTTGACCCACGAGGAGATATTCGGAGCGCACGAGGGCGGAAAGCTGGCCATCGCCCCCACCGCCCCGTTGACGAGTCCGCGCGACCTCTCCATCGCGTACACGCCGGGTGTGGCCAAGGTCAGCCGTGCGATCAACGCGGATCAGACGCTGACTTCCCGCTACACCTGGACCAGTGGACTGGTGGCGGTCGTCAGTGACGGCACCGCCGTGCTGGGGCTCGGTGACATCGGTCCGCGCGCTTCGCTGCCGGTCATGGAAGGCAAGGCGGCGCTGTTCAAGAACTTCGCCGGTCTGGACTCCATCCCGTTGGTGCTGGACACCACCGACAACGACGAGATCGTGGAAACCCTGGTCCGGCTGCGTCCCTCGTTCGGCGCGGTCAATCTGGAGGACGTGGCCGCGCCGCGGTGCTTCGATCTCGAACGCAGGCTGGTCGAGGCCCTGGACTGCCCGGTCATGCACGACGACCAGCACGGGACGGCGGTCGTGACCCTCGCCGCGCTGCGCAACGCCTGCCGGCTCTCGGGACGCGACTTCGGTTCGCTGCGCGTGGTGATCTCCGGGGCGGGGGCCGCGGGGGTGGCCTGTGCCGAGATCCTGGAGGCCGCCGGTGTCGGTGAGGTCGTCGTGGCGGACTCGCGAGGCGTGATCCACTCCGGCAGGGACAACCTGACCCCGATCAAGGCGGAACTGGCCGAGCGCACGAACCCCCGGCACGTCACCGGCGGACTGCCCGAAGCCCTGCGCGGTGCCGATGTGCTCATCGGCGTCTCCGCGGGCACCATTCCGGAGGAGCTGGTGGAGACGATGGCCGACGACGCCGTCGTGTTCGCGCTGTCCAACCCGGATCCCGAGATTCATCCGGAGGTCGCGGCCAGGCACGCGAGCGTGGTCGCCACCGGACGTAGCGACTTCCCGAACCAGATCAACAACGTGCTGGCGTTCCCCGGGATCTTCAAGGGGGCTCTCCACGCCGGTTCCCGGATGATCAGTGACCGGATGAAGGTCGCCGCCGCCGAGGCCATCGCGGCCGTCGCCTCGGAGGAGCTGGCCGCCGACTACATCGTGCCCAGCCCGCTGGATCCCAGGGTCGCGCCGGAGGTCGCCGACGCGGTCGCCGAGGCCGCCCGGAAGGACGGCGTGGCCACGGCCTGA